CTGGAAGGCGGGCCGGCTCGACGACGCCGAGAAGGCCCTCCTCAAGGCCATCGAGACCCGCGAGACCCACTACGACGCCTACGTCATGCTGGCGGAGGTCCGCAGGGACATGAAGAAGTACCCCGAGGCCCTGGCCGCCCTGGAAAAGGGACTCTCCTTCAAGGGGAAAGATACCGAGGACCCGGAGGACGAGGTGGCCCCGGTTCGGGAACTGTGGCTTCACCTGGACCTGCTCAAGCTCAACGGCCGGGAGAAGGACGAGCAGTACCAGCTCATCCGGGCGAAACTCGAAAAGATCAACCCCGAGGACGAACGGCTGAAAACCCACTGACCGGCCTCCGCCGGTTCCGGCCGACGGGGTTGTTCCCGCACGGAGGGGCGACATGACGGCCACGGCATGGACGGGAACGATCCTCGTCGTTTTCTTCTGCCTGCTCTGGGTGGTCTCGCACCTCCACATCCTCCGGACTCTTCTCCGGGTCCGCCGCTTCGAGGCGGCAGCGCCACCGCCGCCCGGGCGTTGGCCGCGGCTCTCCGTGGTGATCGCCGCCCGCGACGAGGCCGCGACGCTCCCGGGCGCCATCCGGACCCTGCTGGCGCAGGACTACCCCGACCTCGAGATCGTTGTGGTGGACGACCGTTCCACCGACGGCACCGGGGACCTCGTCGACGCGCTTTCCCTGGAGGACGGGCGCGTGCGCGCGATCCACGTCCGGGAGCTTCCCGCGGGGTGGCTGGGGAAGGTCCACGCCCTCGACGCCGGGACCCGCGCGTCTTCCGGCGAGTGGGTCCTCTACACCGACGCCGACGTGCACTTCGCCCCGGGAACGCTGCGAAAGGCCGTGTCCGACGTCGAGTCCCGGGGTCTGGACCACCTGGTCCTGATGCCGGGCTTCCGGGAGGCCTCGTTTTGGATGAACGTCGTCCTGAGCGCCTTCCTGGGCGGGTTTCTCCTCCTCACCCGGCCGGCCTCCATCGGGCGGCCCCGTTCCCGGGCCTTTGCCGGGGCGGGGGCCTTCAACCTGGTCCGGCGCGCGGCACTGGAACGGACCGGGGGCTTCGAGTGGCTCCGGATGGAGGTGGTGGACGACGTGGGGCTCGGTCTGATGTTGCACCGGGCCGGCGCCCGCGGCGGTTTCGCCGTGGCCTTCCGGGAGGTGAACGTCCGGTGGTACCCGACCGTGGGGGCCCTGGTCCGGGGCCTGGAGAAAAACCTCTTCGCCGGGGCCCGGTACAGCCTGTTCCGGCTGTTCGCCAGCCTCCCGGGAATTGCGGCGCTCCTCCTGGCTCCCGGGGCGTCCCTGGTGATCCGGGGCGTCCCCTTCCTCTGGACGGCCGGGGCGGCGGCGGCGCTGTCGCTGATCGCCGTCGCCCTGGTCCTGAAAGCCCGTCACCGGCTGCCGCTCCTTCCCGCCCTGCTTTCCCCGGCCGGCACCGCGGTCCTGGCGGTGGCGATGCTGCGCTCCGGGGTCCGGTGCACTCTCCGGGGCGGCATCGACTGGCGGGGGACGTTCTACCCGCTTGGCGAGCTGCGGCGCGGACAGCGACTGATCATCTGAGACGAAGACGGCCAGGACGATGCCGATCCAGCCGGAGACGGAGGATCGGAGAATTCCGCCGGGAAAAGACGGCGGTCAGGGTGCGGCCGTCGGGTAAGCGTCACGGTGCGGCCCGATGGCCTTTCCCAGCCAGGCGATCACGGCGCCCAGGTGGGCCATGTTGGCGTTCCCCTCGTCGTCCGAGCACACGTCTCCCGCTTCCAGGCCGACGCCGAAATTCCAATAGGTGGACCCCGGCACGATCATCTGGGAAATCTGGAACAGGTGGTTGATGGTGTCGAAGGCGTGGGTGGCCCCGCCGCGGCGCTGCGCCACCACCGCGGCCCCGATCTTGCCCCGCAGCAGGCCCCCGCCCGCCATCGCCACGAGGCCGGCCCGGTCGATCAGGGCCTTCAGTTCGGCGGTAATGCTGGCAAAGTAGCAAGGTGAGCCCAGGACCAGGGCGTCGGCCGAGAGGATGCGCTCGAACAGGGCGGCGAAGTCGTCGTCGGGGCGGCCGACACAGCGCCCGTCCCCCGTGGCGAAGCAGCCCATGCAGCCAGTGCACCCTTCCAGCCGGTAGTCCGCGAACTGGACCAACTCCGTTTCCCACCCCGCCGACGCAAGGGGTTCCAGGACCTTCTTCAGCAGAAGAAAGGTGTTGCCTTCTTTCCGGGGGCTTCCGTTGACGGCTAAAACTCTCATGGGTATAACTCCAAACGGTATTCCATCGTACAATAACTTTTACCGCGCTTCGAGGCAAGACCGGATTTTCAGGAGGTTCTTCATGGTTCGTGCAAAATCGCGTCCCCGGCTCAGGGTTATCCTGTCCACCGCTCTCGCCCTGGCCGTTGCCGTCGCACTGCCCGTGGCGGCGGCGGACACCACCACCGGCGAGACCGCCACCGGCGCCCGACGCCCCTTCTACATGCCCCACATGTCCTGGGACGAGGTGGAAGATTACCTCGAGGACTGCGACATGGTCATCGTCCCCGTCGGTTCCATGGAGCAGCACGGGAAGCACCTGCCCCTCTGCTCGGACATCGTCCAGGCCACGGAGATCTGCCTGAGGATCGGCCAGAAGGCCAGGGTGCTGGTGGCCCCGGCGGTCCTCGCCGGGGTCTCGGAGCACCACATGGCCTTCCCGGGGACCCTCAGCCTGTCGCCGGCCACCTTCGAGGCGGTGCTTTACGAAACCACCCAGTGTCTCATCGCCCACGGTTTCCGGCGGATCATCTATTACTCCGGGCACGGCGGGAACTACACCTCCGTGTCCAACGTGGCCTTCCAGATCAACCGGGACACCGAGGCCCTGGCCATCGACCTCCTGCACGTCGAGTTTCCCGCTCCGGACCCGAAGATCGCGGCCCTCAAGGACGACTCCCACGCCGGCGTCGAGGAGACCTCCATGATGCTGTTGCTGGCGCCGGGCCTGGTCCGGATGGACAAGGCGGAGAACCCGAAGCTCACTTACCCGCCCCTCGCCCGGAAAATCCGGGAGAAGGCTGACGGTTTCGCGAAGGAGGCGCTGCTGAACGCGCTCCTGTACCAACCGCTCCGGTCGGGGAAGCTCAGTTCCACCCGGGAACTCTCCAACAACGGCGTGGTGACCGGCGAGGACCTGAAGCTCTCCAGCGAGGAGATCGGTCGCCTCGCCGTGGACTACCGGGTCGACGGCGTGGTCCGCTTCATCGAGGCGTGGCGGAAAGTCAAACCCTGAGGAGGACGGCATCATGAACACCCCTCTCATCCCAACCCTGGCCCTGTCCATGCTCCTGGCCCTCCCGGCCCCGGCCGCGGGCGGGGGGGCCGCCCCCGTCAAGGTCGAGCGGAAAACCTGCAAGGCGGACGACGGCGTCACCCTGGTCTACTCCGTCTGCGGGAAGGGCGAACCGGCGCTGGTCTTCATCCACGGCGGGCTGGCCGACCGCAGCTTCTGGGACGCCCAATTGCAGGCCTTCGGGGCCCGGCACCGGGTGATCGCCCTGGACCTGGCGGGCCACGGCGAATCGGGGACCGACCGGAAGCACTGGAGCCTCCCCGCCTTCGGCGGCGACGTGCGCGCGGTGATCCGGGCGGAGAAGGTGAAGAAGGCCATCCTCTTCGGCAACTCGATGGGCGGGCCGGCCGCCGTGGAGGCCGCCCTCCTCCTCCCCGGGGTGGTGACCGGGGTCGTCGGGGTCGACACCTTCCACCGCGTCGACGAGCGGATCACGGCCGAGGAGGTCCAGGCGCGGGCGTCGGCCTTCCAGAAGGACTTCGCGGGAAGCGTCAAGGCCATGACCCGCATGCTGTTCCCCCCCGACGCCGACCCCGCGCTCGTGGCCGAGACCGAGCGAAGGATGGCGAAAACCTCGCCCGACGCCCTTCACGCCCTGTTCCTGGGGATGGCCGGCTACGACATGGGGGCGGCGGTCCGGCGACTGACCGTGCCCCTGCGGGTCATCAACGGCGACCTCTTCCCCACGGACACGGCCGCCAACCGGAAGGTCAAGCCCGACTTCGAGGCCGTGATCATGCCGCACACGGGCCATTACCCGATGCTGGAGAGGCCCGGTGAGTTCAACCGACTGGTTGCCGACGCCGTCAAGGCGCTGACGAAACCCTGAGCCGGGAGGGGCGCGGAAGGTGGGTGCGGGGTTCGGCTCGGCTGCATCCGGAGTTCAGGCTGAAGTTGTTCCACATCCGGGATTTTCCCGCGCAAGCTGAAGCTTGCGCCACCACTTACAGGAGGAGTGAATGAAGATTTCGAAAACCGTTTCCCTGCGGGGCGCCTTGACCCTGGCCCTGGTGGCCGGGGCGCTCTGGACCCTGTCCG
This Acidobacteriota bacterium DNA region includes the following protein-coding sequences:
- a CDS encoding alpha/beta hydrolase: MNTPLIPTLALSMLLALPAPAAGGGAAPVKVERKTCKADDGVTLVYSVCGKGEPALVFIHGGLADRSFWDAQLQAFGARHRVIALDLAGHGESGTDRKHWSLPAFGGDVRAVIRAEKVKKAILFGNSMGGPAAVEAALLLPGVVTGVVGVDTFHRVDERITAEEVQARASAFQKDFAGSVKAMTRMLFPPDADPALVAETERRMAKTSPDALHALFLGMAGYDMGAAVRRLTVPLRVINGDLFPTDTAANRKVKPDFEAVIMPHTGHYPMLERPGEFNRLVADAVKALTKP
- a CDS encoding creatininase family protein encodes the protein MVRAKSRPRLRVILSTALALAVAVALPVAAADTTTGETATGARRPFYMPHMSWDEVEDYLEDCDMVIVPVGSMEQHGKHLPLCSDIVQATEICLRIGQKARVLVAPAVLAGVSEHHMAFPGTLSLSPATFEAVLYETTQCLIAHGFRRIIYYSGHGGNYTSVSNVAFQINRDTEALAIDLLHVEFPAPDPKIAALKDDSHAGVEETSMMLLLAPGLVRMDKAENPKLTYPPLARKIREKADGFAKEALLNALLYQPLRSGKLSSTRELSNNGVVTGEDLKLSSEEIGRLAVDYRVDGVVRFIEAWRKVKP
- a CDS encoding flavodoxin family protein, which encodes MRVLAVNGSPRKEGNTFLLLKKVLEPLASAGWETELVQFADYRLEGCTGCMGCFATGDGRCVGRPDDDFAALFERILSADALVLGSPCYFASITAELKALIDRAGLVAMAGGGLLRGKIGAAVVAQRRGGATHAFDTINHLFQISQMIVPGSTYWNFGVGLEAGDVCSDDEGNANMAHLGAVIAWLGKAIGPHRDAYPTAAP
- a CDS encoding glycosyltransferase — its product is MTATAWTGTILVVFFCLLWVVSHLHILRTLLRVRRFEAAAPPPPGRWPRLSVVIAARDEAATLPGAIRTLLAQDYPDLEIVVVDDRSTDGTGDLVDALSLEDGRVRAIHVRELPAGWLGKVHALDAGTRASSGEWVLYTDADVHFAPGTLRKAVSDVESRGLDHLVLMPGFREASFWMNVVLSAFLGGFLLLTRPASIGRPRSRAFAGAGAFNLVRRAALERTGGFEWLRMEVVDDVGLGLMLHRAGARGGFAVAFREVNVRWYPTVGALVRGLEKNLFAGARYSLFRLFASLPGIAALLLAPGASLVIRGVPFLWTAGAAAALSLIAVALVLKARHRLPLLPALLSPAGTAVLAVAMLRSGVRCTLRGGIDWRGTFYPLGELRRGQRLII